A region of the Sarcophilus harrisii chromosome 3, mSarHar1.11, whole genome shotgun sequence genome:
TCACTGGTGCAGAGCTGGCAGATGCCGGTGGCATAGAAGAGGCCCCCGCGCTTCATGTTGTAGAGCTGGAACATGAAGAGCACGAAGGAGAGGCAGCAGAACACCAGGGACAGCACCATGAGCGCCTGCACGGCCTTCAGCCAgcctgggggggtggggggggggcctTAGCCACGGGGGGGTGTGCCAGGACTGGGGGGCACCTGGCCCATACCCGCCCCTTCCTTCGCTGGCAGGGGGCTGGGCCGGTGCCCCTGGCAACCCGAGGGCTGCCCCCGGGGGCTGTGGGATGGGGCCAGGACCCCCCCCATCCTCAGGGCAGAGGGGGGCCGGGAGGGGGCACTCACCGTTCTCACTGACGTTGCTGCACACCCAGACCTCGGGCACAGACTGGTTGGAGTAGCTCAGACACTCCTTCCAGAGGTTCAGTGAGTCATTTCCAGGGAGGATCCACCAAGACTGANNNNNNNNNNNNNNNNNNNNNNNNNNNNNNNNNNNNNNNNNNNNNNNNNNNNNNNNNNNNNNNNNNNNNNNNNNNNNNNNNNNNNNNNNNNNNNNNNNNNNNNNNNNNNNNNNNNNNNNNNNNNNNNNNNNNNNNNNNNNNNNNNNNNNNNNNNNNNNNNNNNNNNNNNNNNNNNNNNNNNNNNNNNNNNNNNNNNNNNNCCTCCCGCCCCAGCCCCCCTCACCGCCGGGCCCCCTCCCAGCTGGCACAACTTCAGCCATCGGAGCCCGGCCCCAGGGGGAGGGGCTCACCAGGATGTAGTAGTTGCTGCCGCCCAGCAGGGAGCTTTGGGACCGCAGGTAGACGTATTCTTCCCACCAGTCACTCACCTGTGGGGGATGCCGAGTCAAAATGGGCCACGTGCCCCcgttcccccatcccctctccccagCCCCAAGGACGCCCCAGGAGCAGATCGTCTCACGTAATTGAGTGCCCCACCAGGCCTTGAGGCCCAGAAGAGCCTGCAGCCGGGGGGCCTCTGCCTGGAGGAAGGTCCGGGCCTGGCCGCTCAGGGCCTGGAAATCCTCGTCTGGCAGCAGTGGTCGCACAGACTCCAAGTACTGGGGGGACACGACCAAGCTTCGCCCCTGGCCACCCGGGACCCCTCGAGACCCTAATCCCATGGGCCCCTGATTTCCTGGCTCACCATGCTGGCTGTACTCGGGCCCCCAATCCCCACCCCGTCCCCTGACTCTCGGGTCCCAGTCCCCCAATCCCCGTCCCTATCTGGTCATTCCCATAGTCCCGACTCTGTTTCTCATCCCACCTTGGCCAGTGCCACGCCGTAGAGACAGGGGAACAGGGCAGGAGGCAGCTGGTAGGTGTAAGCGTCGGGCGTGCCGGAAAAGATCTGACCAGGGCCTGGGAAGGCAGGAAGCACAGGGCCCTGACCCAgaccctctccccttccttagGGCCCCAGTCCCCAAGACAAAGCAAGACACTGAGACACAGAGACCAGGTGGGGCGCAGGCGCCCGGCCCCAAGGCTCCTCCTTACCAGCCAGGGCCGTGGCAGGACAGGGTCCCCAGGCCGCTCACCAGCCCTGGTAAGCGGAGGAAGGCCGCAGAACCCCATGCAGGGTCAGCAGCAGGGCCGTCCAGAGGCCCCAGCGAGGCAGCGGCCCGCCAGAGCCCCTTGAGGCGGGGGCAGGCGCACccctggggaggagggagggaccaGGCTGGGGCTCAACCCAGGCCGGGAGTTTAACAGCACCCACCCCCACCCGCCACTGGCGGCCCTGCCCTGGACCGCCCGGGAAGTGGGGGCAGACCAAGGCTGGCCAGAGGGCCCGCGGGCCTGGCTGGAGCCTCACCAGTCCAGGAGGTTGGCCTTGATCCAGTCCACCAGCCCCAAGGAGGGGTCTAGCTGCACGAAGCGGGCGCCCTGGATGGCGGCGAAGAAGGAGGCCCGCTGGCGGGCTCGCAGGGCAGGCTCCATGGAAGGACATCATCCTGCCGGGACAGAAGCCACCTGGCTGCCGCTCCAAGACTGAGGCTACAAGCTACTTGGGCTCGCCAGGGCCAACCTGGACAGGCCTCGGGCTGGGCTTCAGGACCTTGGACAGCGGCCCTGGGGAGGCTCCCAAGGGGCGAGGGCTTGCATGAGCAGCGCGACCCTGGCAGTGCCCAGGCGCGAGGGTGGAGCAGGGAGGGGCagaggatgggggagggagggggccaGGCAGGAGGCCCAAAGTCCCCCTTACCCTGCATTAGGCCAGGCTCCGCCTCCAGGAGCGGCAGTCCTTGTAAACCTCTTCAAGGCTCAAATTACCACCTTGGCCGCAGGTCCCCTGGCCCAGCTCTAGGCGGAAGGTCGCTTGCCTGGCAGGCCTCAGCCATGGCGCCCTGGGACCCAGGGAGGAGGCAGAGTTGACCCCCAAGACCCTCAGCAGGGCAGCTCGGCCCCCAGTGACTGACTACAACTCCCATGAGACCTTGGGCACCGTAGAAGGGAGCTGCCTATGAGGGGGGCCATACACCAGAGGCCTGCTGGGAGATGCAGTTCGGGGCCACAGAAAACAGCAGCTCAGCACCTCAAGTGCCCCATGCTTCCATCCACCCCGCTCAGGATGGGAAAGAGCGGCCCTAAACACCATTCCCAACCCGAATTATCACTATTTAATAGCTTCCAGAGGCAAGGGGCGGGACATTAGGAGGGGGCTGGGAGAAGGGTCCCGCAGAGTCAGGCTTATCCACGCGCATCCATGCCTGGGATGCTTGGAGCAAGAAGGGCCGGCAGCCGAGGCCAGGGCCGGGTGCCGGCTCCCCGCTCCCTTACCGGGACTCCAATCCCAGCTCCCCGGATATCGACCCTCAGCCACAACCCATCTGCGGCCCCCTCCTCCAATTCCCGCCCAGGTGGATCCCAGGATTCTCTTCCTCCAGCTCCAGGCCCCGGTTTACTCTTTTCAGGAGCTATCGTCTAAGCTACTCACTGCTTGGAATCTCCAACATGCGAAGGCCGCACCCCCCATCAAGTGGAATCTTGACTTCCCCCTCCCCTTGTGTCTTCTGCCCTGCGCCCGGAtgtccccttcccccacctccgtCCGCACGAGGGGGGTGTCTATCTAGCCCCGCAGATTCCATGCGCATGTCGCGTCCTGTCCCTCCCAGTGAAGTCCTCTGACCCCAGCTAGATGCATTGTCCTTGGCAGAGGGACTGGTGATAGAGACCGGTTCTCCGTTCATTCTGGGCAGGGGGCTCTCCCATGGAGCAGGGGAGGAGCCCGCTGATCTGCGTCCCAACCTCCCCAGTCTGCTCGCCTCCCGCCCAGGCAAAGGGTTCAGGTCTGCCAGGCATGGAGCATACTGGACTAGCGCCCTGTTTAGGGACTCGTCTTCCCCTTTTTTAGATTTATAGAGACCAGGCTGGGCTGTGGCCTGTCCTCAGGGCCTGAAGGGGAGGTTCCCAACAGTTCAGCTTCCCCACTGGTGTTCCTGAAGGTAGTTGGGCACAGAGGCCCAGCCACAGGCTAGTCCAAACAAGTCGCTACAGcggtcctcagtttcccccaccTATGAAGTGTCTGCTAGACACAACTGAGGCACTAGACCCGAGTTGGCTGGCTGTTCTATGGGCCCAAAGCCTCGGCATGTGCAGGCTAGATAGGGACCTTTAATGTGTAAACCCTGGGCCAGACTTGGGCAAGGGGTGTGGACAGCTCCTTTTTAGGAGGGAGCAGGGATCCAAGAGGCATCCCCCAGCACCTCCTGCTGGCCAGAAGCTTTGTCTCATGGGGGCTCTGCCATCAGGAACAATTGGTGAAGGGAGGAGCTGGCTTGGGGACCACTTCTGGGAAGGGAGGGGGTAATGGAGGAGAGACCTTCTGGAGCTGTCCCAGGTAGGCGGGTCCCAAATGGGGCTGGATATTAGGGAAGAAAGGTTCTCTGACAGCAGGGAAGAAACTGACTTCCCCAGAGCGGAGACCCCCAGCCCAGCCCTCCCCAGGTCCACCCTGGCCCAGCCCAGGATTTGCTCCCGCGTCAGCTGACGATTTATTATCATGAATGCAACCATATAAAAACATAAGTTATAGAAAACACAGTGCAGTGGCAAGCCCTTGGGCCCTCACTCACCCGCGGGGAGGGAGCAGGGGCTTGGGGGTGGAGGACAGAGGGACAGGGAGGGGCTAGGGGGGCCTCAGAGCATCAAGCCTTCCCTTGACTCCTGGGGTGGGGTGGGCTGGCCCAGGCGGGCTAGCCCAGGGAGTGGTGGGCCCGGCTGGGG
Encoded here:
- the EMP3 gene encoding epithelial membrane protein 3 (The sequence of the model RefSeq protein was modified relative to this genomic sequence to represent the inferred CDS: added 78 bases not found in genome assembly), producing the protein MSLLLVAVSALHVLILILLFVATLDKSWWILPGNDSLNLWKECLSYSNQSVPEVWVCSNVSENGWLKAVQALMVLSLVFCCLSFVLFMFQLYNMKRGGLFYATGICQLCTSVSVFTGALIYALHVREFHHPGGSFGYCFALAWVAFPLALASGIIYIHLRKRE